A window of the Thiomicrospira microaerophila genome harbors these coding sequences:
- a CDS encoding DUF4365 domain-containing protein translates to MNQRRKQRHLNQIKEEASIQILREKLPVAWVVHEYGPDYGIDCVVELFDFIDESQTIAETLGENFFVQLKASSKIDYGTRRCYARGNVAKGHLQENKDDYLDVEVAKFNLEMPEILTVQSMGLAIPVLLILVDVETERAFFVCLNDYIDKVMIPEDPDFKSKQSKTIYIPLKNEILDEEDNLVALKAYGKRAKMYGAFGKFHYQHTEILRAPKYDTTPRQFLDMILKFVEECIHQDIWHGHEFWQPMQWSFYEIQRLHSDLTSGNIPESDYEILRENCLNVIWHKLTNLSSMYEELVREWFLPTYLAQLTSYPETPKEGQ, encoded by the coding sequence ATGAATCAGAGAAGAAAGCAAAGGCATCTTAACCAAATAAAAGAGGAAGCATCCATTCAAATTTTAAGAGAAAAGCTTCCTGTGGCTTGGGTTGTTCATGAATATGGTCCAGATTATGGTATTGACTGTGTTGTTGAACTGTTTGATTTTATCGATGAATCACAAACAATCGCCGAAACTCTTGGAGAAAACTTTTTTGTGCAATTAAAAGCATCGTCAAAAATCGATTACGGAACGAGACGTTGTTATGCTCGAGGAAATGTTGCGAAAGGCCATTTACAAGAAAATAAAGATGATTATTTAGATGTAGAGGTGGCTAAGTTTAATCTTGAGATGCCTGAAATTTTAACTGTGCAATCAATGGGGCTTGCAATACCTGTCCTGTTGATTTTAGTTGATGTGGAGACTGAAAGAGCATTTTTTGTTTGTTTAAATGACTATATTGATAAGGTCATGATTCCTGAAGACCCTGACTTCAAATCCAAACAATCAAAGACAATTTATATTCCACTGAAAAATGAAATTTTAGATGAAGAAGATAATCTTGTTGCTTTAAAAGCCTATGGTAAAAGAGCGAAAATGTACGGCGCTTTTGGAAAATTTCATTATCAGCACACAGAAATCTTACGGGCGCCCAAGTACGATACAACTCCAAGACAATTTCTGGATATGATTTTGAAGTTTGTTGAAGAATGTATTCATCAAGATATTTGGCATGGTCATGAATTTTGGCAGCCAATGCAGTGGTCTTTTTATGAAATTCAACGTCTACATTCTGATTTGACCTCAGGTAATATTCCAGAATCTGATTATGAGATTCTGAGAGAGAATTGTCTAAACGTGATTTGGCATAAACTTACAAACTTGAGCAGCATGTATGAAGAATTAGTTAGAGAGTGGTTTTTACCTACCTATCTTGCACAATTAACTTCTTATCCTGAAACGCCTAAAGAAGGCCAATAA
- a CDS encoding STM4504/CBY_0614 family protein, with product MAVFKLFSARQQEEKELQDDVFVYDKIPDRLKNQFILILEEVFPNGYVRTAYNAASANVLNEIRTIIRKEHGYLQLPPYEKARYNVNADKEVQDYLLQLNDSEKILDIFELGLLFIGHFHEQNFENQVEEINYRFKENGVGYRFDGGRIIRVDSELLHVETVKPALKLLQSSEYEGAQEEFLGAYEHYRHGKHKEALADCLKSFESVMKSICEQNNWQYGKADNAKKLIAVCLKNELVPSFLQAKLSSLQALLENSIPTVRNKLGGHGQGSETLEVPEYIVSYVLHMTASTIVMLIRSQEDLLR from the coding sequence ATGGCAGTATTTAAGTTATTTTCTGCTCGACAACAAGAAGAAAAAGAGCTTCAAGATGATGTGTTTGTCTATGACAAAATTCCTGACAGACTTAAAAATCAGTTTATTTTAATTTTGGAAGAAGTTTTTCCTAACGGTTACGTCAGAACAGCTTATAACGCTGCCTCAGCCAATGTTTTAAATGAAATTAGAACAATTATTCGAAAAGAACATGGGTATTTACAGCTCCCTCCATACGAAAAAGCACGCTACAACGTCAATGCGGATAAAGAAGTTCAGGATTACTTACTTCAACTTAACGATTCTGAAAAAATATTAGATATTTTTGAGCTTGGATTGCTTTTCATAGGTCATTTCCATGAACAAAACTTTGAAAATCAGGTTGAGGAAATTAATTATCGGTTTAAAGAAAATGGAGTTGGTTACAGGTTTGATGGAGGTCGAATTATTCGTGTTGATTCAGAGCTTCTTCATGTTGAAACAGTAAAACCAGCATTGAAGCTTCTTCAAAGCTCTGAGTATGAAGGGGCGCAAGAAGAGTTTTTAGGTGCCTATGAGCATTATCGCCATGGAAAACATAAAGAAGCTTTGGCTGATTGCTTAAAATCTTTTGAAAGTGTCATGAAATCTATTTGTGAACAAAATAACTGGCAGTACGGAAAAGCAGATAATGCTAAAAAACTGATAGCGGTATGTTTGAAAAATGAATTAGTACCATCATTTCTGCAAGCCAAATTATCGAGCCTACAAGCTCTGCTTGAAAATAGTATACCAACGGTTAGGAATAAGCTGGGAGGCCATGGTCAAGGCTCAGAAACACTGGAGGTGCCTGAATATATTGTTTCTTATGTTCTTCACATGACTGCATCAACAATAGTAATGTTGATTCGGTCACAGGAGGATTTACTCAGATGA